GGGCGGCCTCCTCCATCGGCCACCGGTAGACGCCGGTGGAGATGGCCGGGAACGCGACCGTCCGCGCGCCCAGTTCGTCAGCGATCCGGAGGGACTCCCGGTAGCAGGAGGCGAGCAGGGCGGAGCGGTCCTCGGTCTCGGAGTACACCGGGCCGACGGTGTGGATGACCCAGCGGGCCGGCAGCAGGCCGGCGGTGGTGGCGACGGCCTGGCCGGTGGGCAGGCCACCGCCGTACTGCGCGGCACGCAGGTCGCGGCACGCGTCGAGGATCTCCGGACCGCCGCGCCGGTGGATCGCGCCGTCCACTCCCCCGCCGCCGAGGAGCGACGAGTTGGCTGCGTTGACCACGGCGTCCACGGCTTGTTCGGTGATGTCGCCCTGGATGAGGGTGAGGGAGGTGCTCATGGTGGCTGAGCCTAGGCGGTGTCCCACGGATCCGCGGGTAACGACGAGCGGGGGCGGGGTGCGGGGCGGGGTTGCGGGGCGCCCGCCCGTGCGGCGGGGCGCCGAACGGGCCGTTGGTCAGCGGTGGTTGGCGCGCAGGCGGCGCCAGACCGCCTTGGCGGCGTAGTGGCCCGACATGCCGTGGACGCCGGGGCCGGGCGGGGTGGCCTGGGAGCAGAGGTAGACGGCGGGGTGCGCGGTTTCGTAGGGGACCCGGGCGAGCTTGGGGCGGATGAGCAGGCGCAGGCCGGCCGCGGAACCGGTGGCGGTGTCGCCGCCGACGTAATTGGCGTTGCGGGCGGCGATCTGCGGCGGGCCGGCTACCGCACGGGCCAGCACGAGGTCGCGGAAGCCGGGGGCGAAGCGCTCGATCTGCCGCTCGACGACCTCGGTGGCGTCGCCCTCCCAGCCGTGGGGGACATGGCCGTACGCCCAGAAGGTGTGCTTGCCCTCGGGGGCGCGGGTGGGGTCGATCAGGCTGGGCTGAGCGGTGATCAGGAAGGGGACGGAGGGGTCCTGGCCGTGGGTGGCGGCGTTGAGCGAGGCGCCGATCTCGCCGCTGGTGGGGCCGATGTGGACGGTGCCGGCGCGCCGGGCCTCCTTGGAGGTCCACGGTGCCGGGGCCGACAGCGCGTAGTCGACTTTGAAGACGCTGGGGCCGTACTTCACGTCGCGGTAGGCATTGCCCAGTCCGGCGATCCGGGCGAGCGCGGTCGGTGAGGTGTCGAAGACATACGCGCGGGCCGGCGGCAGATCGTCCAGCCGCTTGACCTCGAAGTCGGTGTGCACCACTCCGCCATGGGCGCGCAGCAGCCCGGCGAGGGCGTCGGAGATGGCCTGGGAGCCGCCGCGCGGCACCGGCCAGCCCTTGTGGTGCGCGGCGAGCGCGAACATCAGGGCCATACCGGAGGTCCCGAAGCCGCTGAGCGGGGCATTGGCGTGGGCACCGAGCCCGGCGAGCAGCCCGCGGGCCTTCTCGTCCTGGAAACGGCGGTTGAGGAGGCTGACCGGCTGCATCCCGACCAGGCCGAAGCGGGCGTAGGTCAGCGGGTCCTGCGGCAGGCCCAGCCACTGGGTGCGCAGGAAGTCGTGGGCCATGGTGTCCCACTTGCCGACGAAGGGCGCCATGAGCCTGCGGTAGGTCCCGGCGTCGCGCGGTCCGAGGGACATGGCGGTCTCGCCGACGGAGTGGGCGAGCACGGCGGCCGTGCCGTCCGGGAACGGATGCGCCATCGGGAGGTCGGGGTGCAGCCATTCGAGGCCGTGGCGGTCCAGTGGCATGGCGGAGAAGGCGGGTGAACCGATGCCGGTGGGGTGCACCGCCGAGCAGGGGTCGTGGCGGAAGCCGGGGAGGGTCAGCTCCTCGGTCCGGGCGCCGCCGCCGATGGTGCCGCGGGCCTCGAAGACTTCCACGGACATACCGCGGCGGGCCAGTTCGACGGCCGCCGTCAGGCCGTTGGGTCCCGCTCCGATCACCACGGCATCGAGCATCCTCGGCACCTGCGCCACTCCCCTCACGTCCGGCCCTCGTCCTTGAGGGTCAGTTGGCGGCTGCCAGCAGTCCGAGGATACGCCGCGCCGTTTCGGCGTCCCGCGCCGCGGTGAAGGGCAGCGCATTGCCGCCTTCGATACGGAACGGCCGGCCGGCTACCGTGCCGCTCGCGCCGCCCGCTTCATGGACCAGCAGCAGCCCGGCCGCGTGGTCCCAGGCGTTCTCCCAGCTGAAGGCGATGGCGTCGATCTCGCCGCGGGCTATGTGCAGATACTCCAGGCCCGCCGAGCCACAGGGGCGCGGGGCGATACCGCCGGTCTCCAGGGTGGCGAGGACCCGCTTCTGCTCGTCGTCGGTGAAGTCGTAGTGGGACGTGGCGACATCGAGGACCGCACCGGAGGACGGGCTGCCGGCCTGCAGCGGTACGCCGTTCAGCTGGGCGCCGGCGCCGCGGCGGGCGATGGCCATCAGGCCGAGTGCGGGGGCGTACGTCCAGGAGGCCAGCACCTCACCGCGGTGGGCGAGCGCCACGAGCGTGCAGAAGCCCGGGTCGCCGTGCACGAACTGGCGGGTGCCGTCGACCGGGTCGACGATCCAGACGGGGTCGTCACCGTGCAGTGCGTCGAGCACCCGCGGGTCGGCGTGCACCGCCTCCTCGCCGACCACCCGCGAGCCGGGCAGCAGGGCCGTGAGGGAGGCGGTGAGGTGCTCCTCGGCGAGGCGGTCGGCGACCGTGACGAGGTCGTGCGGCCCGTTCTTCTCGACGATGTCCTCGGCGGCGAGCTGCCGGAAGCGGGGCACGATCTCGTCGGCCGCTGCGCGGCGGATCGCGGTCTCGACGGCGGCCAGGTCCAGCGTGGACAGGTCGAGCGACGGCTCGCCGGGGGCGGTGGCCGGGGTCGCGGCGGGCGGGGTGGTGGCAGTCGGGGTAATCGCGGTCTCTCCCGAATCTTGGGTACGAAGTGCTTCGATCATGTGTCCATCGAAACACGAGCCACTGACACGACGGCTGGACTCCAGGTGAATTCCGGATGCCGCGGCGGGCACCGCCGGGCGCCGGGCCGCCCGGTGCGCACCAGCGGCGCACCCGCCCCCGGCCCCGGCGGGGCGCCTCAGCGCCCGACCGCGTACCCCTGCATCCCCCGCGGATTCGCCGCCGCGGACAGCACCCCGGACTCCGGGTCGCGCGCCACCGCGCACAGCCGGCCCTCGGACCAGGCGTCACCCACCGTGACGCGGTGACCACGCCGGCGCAGCCCGTCGATGGTCCCCTGCCCGATCCGGGACTCCACGGTCACGCTCCCCGGCCGCATCCCGCGCGGGAAGAAGGACCCGGGGAAGGAGTCGTTGTGCCAGTTCGGGGCGTCGACGGCGCCCTGCAGGTCGAGTCCGCCGCGGACCGCCCCGCGCAGCGCCACGGCCAGGAAGAAGTGCACCTGCCACTGGTCCTGCTGATCGCCGCCCGGCGTCCCGAAGGCCATCACCGGGACCCCGTCGCGCAGTGCGAGGGACGGGGTGAGAGTGGTGCGGGGGCGGCGCCCCGGAGTGAGCGAGTTGGGCAGGCCCTCCTCCAGCCAGGCCATCTGCAGCCGGGTGCCGAGCGGGAAGCCGAGCGCCGGGACGACGGGGTTGGACTGCAGCCAGCCACCGGACGGGGTGGCGGAGACCAGGTTGCCCCAGCGGTCGACGACGTCGATATGGCAGGTGTCGCCGCGGGTGGCACCGTTCCGGTCGATCTCGGGGGCGACATCCGCCGGTACCGCGCCGGGCCCGGCCGTCCCCGGCACCCCCTGTGCGACGGTCGGCTCGCCCGCTCCGCTCCCGGCGACTCCCAGCGCGTCGAAGCCGTCCACGCCCGCCGCTGCCGCCGCCGCGTGCTTGCTCAGCCGCGGGGTGCGGCCGTCCGGACTGCCGGGGCGCAGCTCGTACGAGGCCTGCGCGCCGATCAGGGCCCGGCGGTCGGCGTTGTACCCGTCGCTCAGCAGGGTGTCGAGCGGTACGTCGGCGGCGTCGCCGTACCAGGCCTCGCGGTCGGCCATCGCCAGCTTGCAGCCCTCGATGAGCAGATGGACGTACTCGGGGCTGCCGTACGCGGGCAACTCCGGTGGCAGCAAGGCGAGTTGCTGGAGGAAGGCCGGGCCCTGGGACCAGCCCCCGGCCTTGGCGACGGTCCAGCCGTTCCAGTCGTGGGTGACGGGCGCCTCGTAGGTGGCGGAGAAGGCGGCCAGGTCGTCGCCGGTGAGGGTGCCCGCATGGCGTTCACCGGAGGTGTCCATGGCGGGCCGGGCCGCGAAGCCGGCGAGGGCCTCACCGATGAAGCCCTCCCGCCAGATGCGGCGGGCGGCCTCGATCTGCGCCTCGCGGCCCGTCGCGGCGGCCTCCGCCTCGGCGGTCAGCCGGCGCCAGGTGGCGGCCAGCGGACGGTTCCTGAGCAGCCCTCCGGGGGCGACGGGCCGGCCGTCGGGAAGGTAGATCTCGGCGGAGGAGAGCCACTCCGTCTCGAACAGTGCACGGACCGTCTCGACGGTCTCACCGATCCGTTCGACGGCGG
This genomic stretch from Streptomyces nigrescens harbors:
- a CDS encoding inositol monophosphatase family protein — protein: MIEALRTQDSGETAITPTATTPPAATPATAPGEPSLDLSTLDLAAVETAIRRAAADEIVPRFRQLAAEDIVEKNGPHDLVTVADRLAEEHLTASLTALLPGSRVVGEEAVHADPRVLDALHGDDPVWIVDPVDGTRQFVHGDPGFCTLVALAHRGEVLASWTYAPALGLMAIARRGAGAQLNGVPLQAGSPSSGAVLDVATSHYDFTDDEQKRVLATLETGGIAPRPCGSAGLEYLHIARGEIDAIAFSWENAWDHAAGLLLVHEAGGASGTVAGRPFRIEGGNALPFTAARDAETARRILGLLAAAN
- a CDS encoding phytoene desaturase family protein, which codes for MPRMLDAVVIGAGPNGLTAAVELARRGMSVEVFEARGTIGGGARTEELTLPGFRHDPCSAVHPTGIGSPAFSAMPLDRHGLEWLHPDLPMAHPFPDGTAAVLAHSVGETAMSLGPRDAGTYRRLMAPFVGKWDTMAHDFLRTQWLGLPQDPLTYARFGLVGMQPVSLLNRRFQDEKARGLLAGLGAHANAPLSGFGTSGMALMFALAAHHKGWPVPRGGSQAISDALAGLLRAHGGVVHTDFEVKRLDDLPPARAYVFDTSPTALARIAGLGNAYRDVKYGPSVFKVDYALSAPAPWTSKEARRAGTVHIGPTSGEIGASLNAATHGQDPSVPFLITAQPSLIDPTRAPEGKHTFWAYGHVPHGWEGDATEVVERQIERFAPGFRDLVLARAVAGPPQIAARNANYVGGDTATGSAAGLRLLIRPKLARVPYETAHPAVYLCSQATPPGPGVHGMSGHYAAKAVWRRLRANHR
- a CDS encoding O-acetyl-ADP-ribose deacetylase, with amino-acid sequence MSTSLTLIQGDITEQAVDAVVNAANSSLLGGGGVDGAIHRRGGPEILDACRDLRAAQYGGGLPTGQAVATTAGLLPARWVIHTVGPVYSETEDRSALLASCYRESLRIADELGARTVAFPAISTGVYRWPMEEAARIAVETVRDTETAVEEVRFVLFDEQAYAVFAALVD
- a CDS encoding gamma-glutamyltransferase family protein, whose protein sequence is MFTTRPTLQGTFGMASTTHWLASQSAMAVLEDGGNAYDAAVAAGFVLHVVEPHLNGPAGEVPIILAPADGPVRVLCGQGPAPAGASVAHYTSLGLDLVPGTGPLAAAVPGAFDAWMLLLRDHGSKSLAEVLRYAIGYAEHGHPAVERIGETVETVRALFETEWLSSAEIYLPDGRPVAPGGLLRNRPLAATWRRLTAEAEAAATGREAQIEAARRIWREGFIGEALAGFAARPAMDTSGERHAGTLTGDDLAAFSATYEAPVTHDWNGWTVAKAGGWSQGPAFLQQLALLPPELPAYGSPEYVHLLIEGCKLAMADREAWYGDAADVPLDTLLSDGYNADRRALIGAQASYELRPGSPDGRTPRLSKHAAAAAAGVDGFDALGVAGSGAGEPTVAQGVPGTAGPGAVPADVAPEIDRNGATRGDTCHIDVVDRWGNLVSATPSGGWLQSNPVVPALGFPLGTRLQMAWLEEGLPNSLTPGRRPRTTLTPSLALRDGVPVMAFGTPGGDQQDQWQVHFFLAVALRGAVRGGLDLQGAVDAPNWHNDSFPGSFFPRGMRPGSVTVESRIGQGTIDGLRRRGHRVTVGDAWSEGRLCAVARDPESGVLSAAANPRGMQGYAVGR